From a single Collimonas pratensis genomic region:
- a CDS encoding ABC transporter ATP-binding protein — translation MDTPATLVVNDLQTQFATRAGLVKAVDQVSFAVKRGEIMGLVGESGSGKSMTGYSIMGLIDAPGKVVAGQILLQGKELRGLPAEAMRKIRGNRIAMIFQDPMMTLNPVLRIDTQMMEAVRAHQNVSRMVAREMAREALVRVGIPAPDERLQAYPHQFSGGMRQRVAIAIALLNKPDLIICDEPTTALDVTIQGQILYEMQKLCRESGTALIWITHDLSVVAGLADTVSVMYAGRVVESGTVQQVLEHPRHPYTYGLIASAPSRNPRGQPLQQIPGMTPSLLNLPAGCAFRTRCVHATDECLQTPPLRALGERMLRCFHPLQDSPNGATQ, via the coding sequence ATGGATACTCCAGCGACATTAGTGGTGAACGATCTGCAGACCCAGTTTGCCACCCGCGCCGGACTGGTGAAAGCGGTCGACCAGGTGTCGTTCGCCGTCAAGCGCGGCGAAATCATGGGACTGGTGGGCGAGTCCGGTTCGGGTAAGTCGATGACCGGCTATTCCATCATGGGCCTGATCGATGCGCCCGGAAAAGTCGTCGCCGGCCAGATTCTGCTGCAAGGAAAGGAATTGCGCGGCTTGCCGGCGGAAGCCATGCGCAAGATCCGTGGCAATCGCATCGCCATGATTTTCCAGGATCCGATGATGACTTTGAATCCTGTGCTGCGCATCGATACGCAAATGATGGAAGCGGTGCGCGCGCATCAGAATGTGAGCCGGATGGTGGCGCGTGAAATGGCGCGCGAGGCGCTGGTGCGGGTCGGCATTCCTGCTCCGGATGAACGCTTGCAGGCGTATCCGCATCAGTTCTCAGGTGGCATGCGACAGCGCGTGGCGATTGCGATCGCTTTGCTCAACAAACCGGACTTGATCATTTGCGACGAACCCACCACCGCGCTCGATGTGACGATACAAGGACAGATTTTGTACGAGATGCAGAAGTTGTGCCGGGAGTCGGGCACGGCCTTGATCTGGATCACGCACGATTTGTCGGTGGTGGCCGGCCTGGCCGATACGGTGTCGGTGATGTATGCCGGCCGCGTCGTTGAAAGCGGTACAGTGCAGCAAGTACTGGAACATCCGCGCCATCCCTATACCTATGGCCTGATTGCGTCGGCGCCGTCGCGCAATCCGCGCGGCCAGCCGCTGCAGCAGATCCCGGGCATGACGCCGTCGCTGCTGAATCTGCCGGCGGGCTGCGCCTTCCGCACGCGCTGCGTCCATGCAACGGATGAGTGCCTGCAGACACCGCCGTTGCGCGCGCTCGGGGAGCGCATGTTGCGTTGCTTCCATCCGCTGCAGGATAGTCCGAACGGGGCAACGCAATGA
- a CDS encoding ABC transporter permease — translation MQLTQAIETVETPWRRFVRNYFSSKIATAGFVLLVLILLAAIFAPAISPQNPYDLAKLDVMDSRLEPGKASVDGSMTYLLGTDDQGRDMLSAILYGIRISVMVGVVSTLIALSLGLTLGLLAGYAGGRTEAFIMRVADIQLSFPPILIALILLALTGRGVDKIIIALVAVQWAYYARTTRSAALVERKKEYIEAATALGLAPLRIMFRHLLPNCLPPLIVIAALQVASAISLEATLSFLGLGLPITEPSLGLLIANGFQYLLSGKYWISVFPGIALLLTVVTINLVADQLRDVLNPRLQTQ, via the coding sequence ATGCAACTGACCCAAGCCATCGAGACCGTGGAAACGCCCTGGCGGCGTTTCGTCCGCAATTATTTCAGCAGCAAGATCGCCACCGCCGGTTTCGTACTGCTGGTGCTGATCCTGCTGGCGGCGATCTTCGCACCGGCGATTTCACCGCAGAATCCTTACGACCTGGCCAAGCTGGATGTCATGGATTCGCGCCTGGAACCCGGCAAGGCGTCGGTCGACGGCAGCATGACCTATCTGCTCGGCACCGACGACCAGGGCCGCGACATGCTGTCGGCGATCCTGTACGGCATCCGCATCTCGGTGATGGTCGGCGTCGTCAGCACCCTCATCGCGCTGTCGCTGGGCCTGACGCTGGGTCTGCTGGCCGGCTATGCCGGCGGCCGCACCGAAGCGTTCATCATGCGGGTGGCGGATATCCAGCTATCCTTTCCGCCCATCCTGATCGCGCTGATCCTGCTGGCGCTGACCGGCCGCGGCGTCGACAAGATCATCATCGCGCTGGTGGCCGTGCAATGGGCCTATTACGCCCGCACCACCCGCAGCGCCGCGCTGGTCGAGCGCAAGAAGGAATACATCGAAGCCGCTACGGCGCTCGGTCTGGCGCCGCTGCGCATCATGTTTCGCCATCTGCTGCCGAACTGCCTGCCGCCGCTGATCGTGATCGCCGCCCTGCAAGTGGCGTCGGCGATTTCGCTGGAAGCGACGCTTTCCTTCCTCGGGCTGGGCTTGCCGATTACCGAGCCTTCGCTAGGCTTGCTGATTGCTAACGGCTTCCAGTATCTGCTCTCTGGCAAGTACTGGATCAGCGTGTTTCCCGGCATCGCCTTGCTGCTCACCGTGGTCACCATCAACCTGGTGGCGGACCAGCTGCGAGACGTCCTCAATCCACGCCTGCAAACACAATAA
- a CDS encoding ABC transporter permease — protein MLAFIIRRVLQSLVVLLVMSLLVFIGVYAIGNPIDVLISPDADQIERAKVIVAFGLDKPLWLQYFIFLKHAVGGDLGRSFAYSTPALSLIFERMPATLELSTAAILLSIVLGLPLGLLAGLRPNGIVGKTIMAVSILGFSLPTFWVGLMLIMVFAVQLGWLPTSGRGETQLLLGVPVSFLSWDGLKHLLMPAFNLALFNIALVIRLTRSGAQEALMQDYVKFARAKGLRNSRIIGVHVLKNILIPIVTVVALQFGSIIAFSIVTETVFAWPGMGKLIIDSIRVLDRPVIVAYLLLIVTIFIVINLAVDMLYSLLDPRVRLAESKG, from the coding sequence ATGCTGGCTTTTATCATCCGCCGCGTATTGCAAAGTCTGGTCGTGCTGCTGGTCATGTCGCTGCTGGTGTTTATCGGCGTGTACGCGATCGGCAATCCGATCGACGTCCTGATCAGCCCCGATGCCGACCAGATCGAGCGCGCCAAGGTGATCGTTGCCTTCGGCCTCGACAAGCCGCTCTGGCTGCAATATTTCATTTTCCTGAAGCATGCTGTCGGCGGCGACCTGGGACGTTCATTTGCTTATTCGACGCCGGCCCTGAGCCTGATTTTCGAACGCATGCCGGCGACGCTGGAACTGTCGACCGCGGCGATCCTGCTGTCCATCGTGCTGGGACTGCCGCTCGGCCTGCTGGCGGGGTTGCGTCCCAACGGTATCGTCGGCAAGACCATCATGGCGGTGTCCATCCTCGGCTTTTCGCTGCCGACATTCTGGGTCGGCCTGATGCTGATCATGGTGTTTGCGGTGCAGCTGGGCTGGCTGCCCACCAGCGGCCGTGGCGAGACGCAGCTGCTGCTGGGAGTGCCGGTCAGCTTCCTTAGCTGGGACGGCCTGAAGCATTTGCTGATGCCGGCTTTCAACCTGGCACTGTTCAACATCGCGCTGGTGATCCGCCTCACGCGCTCCGGCGCGCAAGAGGCGCTGATGCAAGACTATGTCAAGTTCGCCCGCGCCAAGGGCTTGCGCAACAGCCGCATCATCGGCGTCCACGTCCTGAAAAATATCCTGATTCCTATCGTCACCGTGGTGGCCCTGCAATTCGGCTCGATCATTGCGTTTTCGATCGTTACCGAAACCGTGTTTGCCTGGCCAGGCATGGGCAAGCTGATCATCGATTCGATCCGCGTGCTGGACCGGCCGGTGATCGTCGCTTATCTGCTTTTGATCGTCACCATCTTCATCGTCATCAATCTGGCAGTCGACATGCTGTATTCGCTGCTCGATCCGCGCGTGCGGCTGGCGGAAAGCAAAGGCTGA
- a CDS encoding ABC transporter substrate-binding protein gives MAVLLALTAPVMPSAVAQEFRLAMSSPPTSMDPHFYNLFPNINVSDHIFEQLVAMDADSHIIPALAESWKLVNNLTWEFKLRKGVKFHDGTPLTAEDVAWSLERPATIVGSPGKFDTYTKAIVDKKIIDPYTIQLTTKEPYPLLLADLTSIYIVSKKATQGLSSDDFSSGKGMVGTGPFKFVKFQRDDRIELERNNDYWGKKPAWTKVTLRFIPNDATRLAALLAGDVQAIENVPTPDLAKVRADKDLSFYSKVSHRVIYLYPDTRREKSPFVTDKDGKPLDKNPLMDQRVRRALSIAINRDAIRDRIMEGLSEPTLNLVPAALFGHNPDLKPPKYDVDAAKKLLAEAGYPNGFGLTLHTPNNRYINDEKIAQTIAQMWSRIGVATKVEGAPMSVYAARGAKSEYSIGLLGWGAQTGEASSPLRAMVACDNPAKGMGAVNWLKYCNPKMDAVLTKALASVDDKERSALLQQATAIVIEDGGVIPIHQQVTTWATKKGIVYIPRTDERTHAYGFYPQ, from the coding sequence GCGCTGACCGCGCCAGTCATGCCCTCCGCGGTGGCCCAGGAGTTCAGGTTGGCGATGAGCTCGCCGCCGACTTCGATGGATCCGCACTTCTATAATTTATTTCCAAACATCAACGTTTCCGATCACATCTTTGAACAGCTGGTGGCGATGGATGCCGACAGCCACATCATTCCCGCGCTGGCCGAGTCATGGAAGCTGGTGAATAACCTGACCTGGGAGTTCAAGCTGCGCAAGGGCGTGAAATTCCACGACGGCACGCCGCTGACGGCGGAAGACGTGGCCTGGTCGCTGGAGCGGCCGGCCACGATAGTCGGCAGCCCGGGGAAATTCGACACCTATACCAAAGCCATCGTCGATAAAAAAATCATCGATCCATACACCATCCAGCTCACCACCAAGGAGCCGTATCCGCTGCTGCTGGCGGACCTGACTTCGATCTACATCGTTTCGAAGAAAGCGACGCAAGGCTTGAGCAGCGACGATTTTTCCAGTGGCAAGGGGATGGTCGGCACCGGCCCGTTCAAGTTCGTCAAATTCCAGCGCGACGACAGGATCGAACTGGAGCGCAATAACGACTACTGGGGCAAGAAGCCGGCCTGGACCAAAGTCACCCTGCGTTTCATTCCCAACGACGCAACGCGCCTGGCAGCCTTGCTGGCCGGCGACGTGCAAGCGATCGAAAACGTGCCGACGCCAGATCTGGCGAAGGTCAGGGCAGACAAGGACCTGAGCTTCTACTCCAAGGTGTCGCATCGCGTGATTTATCTGTATCCCGATACGCGCCGCGAAAAGTCGCCGTTCGTCACCGACAAGGATGGCAAGCCGCTCGACAAGAATCCGCTGATGGACCAGCGCGTGCGGCGCGCCCTGTCGATCGCCATCAACCGCGACGCGATTCGCGATCGCATCATGGAAGGCTTGTCGGAGCCGACGCTCAACCTGGTGCCGGCCGCGCTGTTTGGCCATAATCCTGACCTCAAGCCGCCCAAGTACGATGTCGACGCGGCGAAGAAATTATTGGCCGAAGCCGGCTATCCGAACGGTTTCGGCTTGACCTTGCATACTCCGAACAACCGCTATATCAACGACGAAAAAATCGCCCAGACGATTGCCCAGATGTGGTCGCGCATCGGCGTCGCCACCAAGGTGGAAGGGGCGCCGATGTCGGTCTACGCGGCGCGCGGCGCCAAGAGCGAGTACTCGATCGGTCTGCTGGGCTGGGGTGCGCAGACCGGCGAAGCCTCGTCGCCGCTGCGGGCGATGGTGGCCTGCGACAATCCGGCGAAAGGCATGGGCGCGGTCAACTGGCTGAAATACTGCAATCCGAAAATGGATGCGGTGCTGACCAAGGCGCTCGCCAGCGTTGACGACAAGGAGCGTTCGGCACTGCTGCAACAGGCCACCGCGATCGTGATCGAAGACGGCGGCGTCATCCCGATTCACCAGCAAGTGACGACATGGGCCACAAAAAAAGGTATCGTATATATCCCGCGCACCGATGAGCGTACCCACGCTTACGGCTTTTACCCGCAGTAG